A section of the Mesorhizobium loti genome encodes:
- a CDS encoding acylphosphatase, with protein sequence MKDRKRAVRARVHGKVQGVGYRIWTRGEATGLGLMGWVRNERDGSVTAWLTGTDAAVSTMIELLWQGPPGAAVHQIDIEELKSWIAPGDFRVVA encoded by the coding sequence ATGAAAGACCGGAAAAGGGCGGTGCGGGCGCGTGTCCACGGCAAGGTGCAAGGCGTCGGCTACAGGATCTGGACGCGAGGCGAAGCGACAGGGCTTGGCCTGATGGGCTGGGTGCGCAACGAAAGAGATGGATCGGTAACAGCATGGCTGACCGGCACGGATGCGGCGGTTTCGACCATGATCGAGTTGCTTTGGCAAGGCCCGCCGGGTGCCGCGGTCCACCAGATCGACATAGAGGAACTCAAGAGTTGGATTGCGCCTGGAGACTTCAGGGTTGTCGCATAG
- a CDS encoding TetR/AcrR family transcriptional regulator, with protein sequence MARTTGSDGERTEAAVREAAVNLIARYGYEAMSMRQLAAEVGVQAAALYRYFPTKEDLLFTLMREHMEGLREAWENARPAGAEPAEQLAAYVRNHIAFHIERRHATHVSNMELRSLSPDRLTQILRMRTAYEKELRAILRDGAEAGVFSIEDTGLTAMALIQMMTGVIVWFRPGERLSVPEVTATYLSMTMRLVGAKIADSAARPSGAQRTLSHFDFRA encoded by the coding sequence ATGGCGCGCACCACAGGATCCGATGGCGAGCGAACGGAGGCGGCGGTCCGCGAGGCGGCGGTCAACCTGATTGCACGCTATGGCTACGAGGCGATGTCCATGCGCCAACTGGCCGCCGAAGTAGGTGTGCAGGCGGCCGCGCTCTACCGCTATTTCCCGACCAAGGAAGATCTCCTGTTCACGCTGATGCGCGAGCACATGGAAGGGCTTCGCGAAGCCTGGGAAAACGCCCGGCCAGCCGGCGCCGAGCCGGCGGAGCAGCTCGCGGCCTATGTCCGCAACCACATCGCTTTTCATATCGAGCGCCGGCACGCCACGCATGTGTCGAACATGGAATTGCGCAGTCTGTCGCCCGACAGGCTGACACAGATCCTGCGCATGCGCACGGCCTACGAAAAGGAACTGCGCGCCATCCTGCGTGATGGCGCCGAAGCCGGCGTGTTCAGCATCGAGGACACCGGCCTGACAGCCATGGCTCTGATCCAGATGATGACCGGCGTCATTGTCTGGTTCCGGCCCGGCGAGCGGCTTTCGGTCCCTGAAGTAACGGCGACATATCTTTCAATGACAATGCGTCTCGTCGGCGCGAAGATCGCAGACAGCGCCGCGCGTCCATCGGGCGCGCAAAGGACGCTGTCCCACTTTGATTTTCGCGCATGA
- a CDS encoding MarR family winged helix-turn-helix transcriptional regulator — MVSDLRRFNRFYTGLIGLLDETLTHSAHTLAEARVLFELGHRTRVIATYPGGKAGFLARAFQLDFAPAASEIARDLELDPAYVTRILRKLSAAGLIETRADPDTLPRRVLSLTAHGRDALAALQSAADRDLIRLTEGLGDEEAAELSDVLARVRRLLGGATDSGRGEIA; from the coding sequence TTGGTCAGCGACCTCAGGCGCTTCAACCGTTTCTATACCGGCCTGATCGGGTTGCTCGACGAAACCTTGACCCACAGTGCCCATACGCTGGCCGAGGCGCGAGTACTGTTCGAGCTGGGGCATCGGACCAGGGTTATTGCCACCTACCCTGGCGGCAAGGCAGGCTTCCTGGCGCGGGCGTTTCAACTCGATTTCGCACCAGCGGCATCCGAAATAGCTCGGGATCTAGAGCTGGATCCTGCCTATGTTACGAGAATTCTTCGAAAACTCTCCGCCGCCGGCTTGATCGAAACGCGCGCCGATCCCGACACCCTGCCTCGGCGCGTCCTCTCGCTCACCGCACACGGCCGCGACGCGCTTGCAGCACTTCAGTCGGCCGCGGATCGCGACCTTATCCGCTTGACCGAGGGGCTGGGCGACGAGGAGGCCGCCGAGTTGTCGGACGTGCTGGCACGCGTCAGGAGGCTGCTCGGTGGCGCGACGGATTCCGGGCGCGGCGAAATCGCCTAG
- a CDS encoding pyridoxal phosphate-dependent aminotransferase, whose product MRLRPPLTPLIAALPSTVPFVGPEAQERERGRAFRARIGANESSFGPSPRVIARMESVARDQWMYCDPDNFDLKVAAAAHHHVAVENVVVGEGIDGLLSLVARMYVAPGDAVVTSLGAYPTFNFHVAGVGGRLITVAYENDKESLEGLLAAVIREKAPLVYLSNPDNPMGSWWEAHEIIRFIEALPETTMLVLDEAYGELGPASALPPIDISRPNVVRMRTFSKAYGLAGIRCGYAVAEAQVIRDFEKIRNHYGVSRMAQIAGVEALADQAYLETVVARVAAGRRRIADIAKQNGLKPLASATNFVTIDCGHDGAFALKVLQGLLSRDVFIRKPMAPGLDRCIRVSVGLDHELDIFAEELPGALAAARGN is encoded by the coding sequence ATGCGTCTGCGCCCTCCCCTAACGCCGCTCATCGCCGCGCTTCCGTCCACCGTGCCGTTCGTCGGCCCGGAAGCACAGGAGCGTGAGCGCGGGCGCGCCTTCCGAGCCCGCATCGGCGCCAACGAGAGCAGTTTTGGTCCTTCGCCGCGCGTCATCGCCCGCATGGAGAGTGTCGCGCGCGACCAATGGATGTATTGCGATCCCGACAATTTCGACCTGAAGGTCGCGGCTGCCGCGCATCACCACGTGGCGGTCGAGAACGTCGTTGTCGGCGAAGGCATAGACGGCCTGCTCAGCCTTGTGGCACGCATGTATGTGGCGCCAGGCGACGCGGTGGTCACCTCGCTCGGTGCTTATCCGACCTTCAACTTTCATGTTGCCGGCGTCGGCGGGCGGCTGATCACGGTTGCCTATGAAAACGACAAGGAAAGCCTGGAGGGTTTGCTCGCGGCGGTCATCAGGGAAAAGGCGCCACTGGTCTACCTGTCCAACCCAGACAATCCGATGGGCAGTTGGTGGGAGGCGCACGAGATCATCCGTTTCATCGAGGCGTTGCCTGAAACCACCATGCTGGTGCTCGACGAGGCCTATGGCGAATTGGGACCAGCCTCGGCCCTGCCACCGATCGATATCTCGCGGCCAAACGTTGTCCGCATGCGAACGTTTTCAAAGGCTTACGGGCTTGCCGGTATACGCTGCGGCTATGCGGTGGCGGAGGCGCAGGTAATCCGCGACTTCGAAAAAATCCGCAATCACTACGGCGTCAGCCGCATGGCGCAGATCGCCGGCGTCGAGGCGCTCGCCGACCAGGCCTATCTAGAGACCGTGGTAGCGCGCGTGGCCGCCGGCCGCCGCCGCATCGCTGATATCGCCAAGCAGAACGGATTGAAGCCTTTGGCCTCGGCGACCAATTTCGTCACCATCGACTGCGGCCATGATGGCGCCTTCGCGCTGAAAGTGCTGCAGGGGCTGTTGTCGCGCGATGTATTCATCCGCAAGCCGATGGCGCCAGGGCTCGACCGCTGCATTCGCGTCAGCGTCGGCCTCGATCACGAACTGGATATTTTCGCCGAGGAATTGCCCGGCGCGCTGGCCGCGGCGCGAGGGAACTAG
- a CDS encoding isovaleryl-CoA dehydrogenase produces MYTNTLGFGYDEDIEALRDMVRRFAQDRIAPIAGDIDRDNEFPAHLWRELGTLGLLGITADPDFGGSGMGYLAHVIAVEEISRASASVGLSYGAHSNLCVNQINRWATPAQKEKFLPPLCSGERVGALAMSESGAGSDVVSLKLRAEKRNDRYVLNGTKMWITNGPDAETLVVYAKTDPERKSRGITAFIVEKAMTGFSVAQKLDKLGMRGSNTGELVFEDVEVPFDNVLHEEGRGVEVLMSGLDYERTVLAGGPIGLMAACLDVAIPYVHERKQFGQAIGEFQLVQGKLADMYTVMNAARAYVYAVAAACDRGQTTRKDAAGCVLFAAEKATQMALDALQLLGGNGYINDYPTGRLLRDAKLYEIGAGTSEIRRWLIGREIMAEGV; encoded by the coding sequence ATGTACACGAACACGCTCGGCTTCGGGTATGACGAGGATATCGAGGCGCTGCGCGACATGGTGCGGCGCTTCGCCCAGGACCGGATAGCGCCGATCGCCGGCGACATCGACCGCGACAACGAATTTCCGGCGCATCTGTGGCGCGAACTCGGCACGCTCGGCCTACTCGGCATCACCGCCGATCCCGATTTCGGTGGCAGCGGCATGGGTTATCTCGCCCATGTGATTGCGGTGGAGGAGATCTCACGCGCCTCGGCTTCGGTCGGCCTCTCCTACGGCGCTCACTCCAACCTCTGCGTCAACCAGATCAACCGCTGGGCAACGCCGGCGCAGAAGGAGAAATTCCTGCCGCCGCTGTGCTCGGGCGAGCGTGTCGGCGCGCTGGCGATGTCGGAATCCGGCGCCGGCTCCGACGTTGTCTCGCTCAAGTTGCGCGCCGAAAAGCGCAATGACCGCTATGTGCTTAACGGCACCAAGATGTGGATCACCAACGGCCCGGATGCCGAAACGCTGGTCGTCTATGCCAAGACCGATCCGGAGCGGAAATCGCGCGGCATCACCGCCTTCATCGTAGAGAAGGCGATGACAGGGTTTTCCGTGGCGCAAAAACTCGACAAGCTCGGCATGCGCGGCTCCAACACCGGCGAATTGGTGTTCGAGGATGTCGAAGTGCCATTCGACAATGTGCTGCATGAGGAAGGGCGCGGCGTCGAGGTGCTGATGTCGGGCCTCGACTATGAGCGCACCGTGCTTGCCGGTGGCCCGATCGGCCTGATGGCGGCGTGCCTCGACGTGGCGATCCCCTACGTGCACGAACGCAAGCAGTTCGGCCAGGCGATCGGCGAGTTCCAGCTTGTGCAAGGCAAGCTTGCGGACATGTACACGGTGATGAATGCCGCGCGCGCCTATGTCTATGCCGTCGCCGCCGCCTGCGACCGCGGCCAGACCACCCGCAAGGACGCCGCCGGCTGCGTTTTGTTCGCGGCCGAAAAGGCGACGCAGATGGCGCTCGACGCGCTGCAGCTGCTTGGCGGCAATGGCTATATCAACGACTATCCGACCGGCCGGCTGCTGCGCGACGCCAAGCTCTACGAGATCGGCGCCGGCACCAGCGAAATCCGGCGCTGGCTGATCGGCCGCGAGATCATGGCGGAAGGGGTCTAA